A window of the Candidatus Desulfatibia profunda genome harbors these coding sequences:
- a CDS encoding Hsp20/alpha crystallin family protein has protein sequence MAIVRWDPFRNLTTLQERINRLFEDSFPHLEGDKPGMCAWTPPVDIYDADDAIIIHAELPAIRKDDITIEIKDNVLTLKGERFPNTDVKEEKYYRRERCVGKFHRAFSLPAPLDPHNTKATFKNGVLEIEIRKPAEKKPKKISIDIK, from the coding sequence ATGGCAATCGTAAGATGGGACCCCTTTAGAAATTTAACTACCTTGCAAGAACGCATTAATCGTTTATTTGAGGATTCTTTCCCGCACCTTGAGGGTGATAAGCCTGGCATGTGTGCCTGGACGCCGCCGGTGGATATTTACGATGCCGATGATGCGATTATTATCCATGCCGAACTTCCAGCAATCCGCAAGGACGATATTACTATTGAAATCAAGGACAATGTGCTGACGCTTAAAGGGGAACGTTTCCCGAATACCGACGTCAAAGAAGAAAAATACTATCGTCGCGAAAGATGCGTCGGGAAATTCCACAGGGCTTTTAGCCTGCCGGCCCCCCTAGATCCTCATAACACCAAGGCCACCTTTAAAAACGGCGTTCTTGAAATTGAAATACGAAAGCCCGCGGAAAAGAAACCCAAAAAGATCTCCATAGACATCAAATAG
- a CDS encoding ABC transporter substrate-binding protein — MKFETLSLVLPADTHDFTAAIVKIKAASPDIVFVSANVPFSIAFMRQARELDLSPKEFQVIHHGGVFKKGLGAGAEGVIGQSYWAPGMEYGNPVLFQEVMQRSGINLEDFPWAPAYMVAFEVAVQAIERAGSLDKEKLMAALRNLKVMTIGGVVSFAENGVGTINTYPSQIIDGKYHIIWPPEVATARHKY; from the coding sequence TTGAAATTTGAAACGCTCAGTTTAGTTCTTCCGGCGGATACCCATGACTTTACTGCCGCCATCGTGAAAATCAAAGCAGCATCGCCGGATATTGTTTTTGTTTCGGCCAACGTGCCGTTTTCAATTGCGTTTATGCGCCAGGCCAGGGAACTGGATTTGAGTCCTAAGGAATTTCAGGTCATTCATCACGGCGGTGTCTTCAAAAAAGGGCTGGGCGCCGGTGCCGAAGGTGTGATCGGCCAGTCTTACTGGGCGCCGGGGATGGAATATGGGAACCCGGTACTTTTTCAAGAAGTCATGCAGCGATCCGGAATCAACCTTGAGGACTTTCCCTGGGCCCCGGCCTACATGGTGGCATTTGAAGTCGCGGTCCAGGCCATCGAAAGGGCCGGGAGCCTGGACAAAGAGAAGCTGATGGCCGCCCTGAGAAATCTCAAGGTGATGACCATCGGCGGCGTGGTGAGTTTTGCAGAAAACGGGGTCGGTACCATCAATACCTATCCGTCGCAGATTATCGACGGCAAGTACCATATCATCTGGCCGCCAGAGGTGGCCACGGCGCGCCACAAATATTAG
- a CDS encoding integration host factor subunit beta, with protein MLHESEAFIRKIQELTQEDHMNKADLITAFKDETGLTKSEAESVVNLFFDEMSNALAGGDRVEIRGLCTFYVKEYQAYTGRNPKTGEQVQIQPKKLPFFKCGKELKERVDKA; from the coding sequence ATGTTGCACGAGTCGGAGGCTTTCATACGCAAGATTCAGGAATTAACTCAGGAGGACCATATGAACAAAGCAGACCTTATCACAGCCTTTAAAGATGAAACCGGCCTTACAAAATCCGAAGCCGAGTCGGTGGTTAACCTATTCTTTGATGAAATGTCAAATGCCCTTGCCGGCGGCGACAGGGTTGAAATTCGTGGATTGTGTACATTTTATGTCAAAGAATATCAAGCCTATACCGGAAGGAACCCTAAAACCGGGGAACAGGTTCAAATTCAACCGAAGAAACTGCCCTTTTTCAAGTGCGGCAAAGAGTTGAAGGAACGGGTGGATAAAGCCTAA
- a CDS encoding branched-chain amino acid ABC transporter permease codes for MVARLNHGYFSLATLGVLFIFQRLAESLEKFTGGPAGLYLPESISPFHCGYLILLLLVLTTLGYGLYCGSRWGLYSRETEADEDVAESIGIPTYTVKVLGMIAAALPASLAGALHLARTSHVSPVSGFSLTLSITALLASRIVPVKGVLGPILGALLITAVEEVIWTKFAGFNQALFGLILLAAALYQGVAFRREFFRSSGQP; via the coding sequence ATGGTGGCAAGGCTGAACCACGGCTATTTTTCCCTGGCCACTTTAGGAGTCCTTTTCATCTTTCAAAGACTTGCCGAAAGTCTGGAAAAATTCACGGGCGGCCCTGCCGGGCTGTATCTTCCTGAAAGCATATCACCATTTCATTGCGGCTACCTGATCTTGCTGCTGCTTGTTCTGACGACACTGGGCTACGGACTCTATTGCGGCTCCCGCTGGGGGCTCTATTCCAGAGAGACCGAAGCGGACGAGGATGTTGCTGAATCTATCGGTATCCCCACCTATACAGTCAAAGTGTTGGGCATGATTGCCGCCGCTTTGCCTGCTTCTTTGGCAGGAGCCCTGCACCTGGCGCGAACGTCCCACGTCAGCCCGGTTTCAGGGTTCAGCCTGACGCTGAGCATAACGGCGCTTTTGGCGTCACGGATTGTTCCGGTAAAGGGTGTCTTGGGTCCGATTTTGGGCGCCTTGCTCATTACAGCGGTGGAAGAAGTCATCTGGACGAAGTTTGCGGGTTTCAACCAGGCGTTATTCGGCCTGATTCTTTTGGCCGCGGCCTTATATCAGGGGGTGGCTTTTCGTCGGGAATTCTTCCGGTCATCAGGGCAACCTTAA
- a CDS encoding HEPN domain-containing protein gives MKASVKEWLDFAGVDLLAAERLCIDEKLASVVCFHCQQCVEKSLKALLESKDIIPPKTHDLIRIYGMIEGQFDIEEDMLASLNGLYIDSRYPAAFGLLPHGKPAIEDAIKFFEFARELHQRISDQLKK, from the coding sequence ATGAAAGCATCGGTGAAAGAGTGGCTTGATTTTGCCGGAGTTGACCTGCTGGCCGCAGAACGTCTTTGTATTGATGAAAAATTAGCCAGTGTTGTCTGTTTCCATTGCCAGCAGTGCGTTGAAAAAAGCCTAAAAGCGCTTTTAGAGTCTAAAGACATTATTCCTCCGAAAACGCATGATTTAATAAGAATATATGGAATGATTGAGGGGCAATTTGATATAGAAGAGGATATGCTTGCCAGTTTAAACGGACTTTATATCGATTCAAGATATCCTGCCGCCTTCGGTCTTTTACCCCATGGAAAACCGGCGATCGAGGATGCTATAAAATTCTTTGAATTTGCCCGGGAACTTCATCAGAGGATAAGTGACCAGCTAAAAAAATAA
- a CDS encoding metal-dependent hydrolase, with translation MKVNITWYGHACFLIETGRAKLLLDPFLSGNPLSPVQADDVAADYILVSHGHGDHLGDTVDIAKRTGATVTSNYEIINWLVSAGIKNVHPQHIGGGFNYPWGRLKLTIAHHGSALPDGAYGGNPCGFLLYIENKKIYHACDTGLFYDMKLIGEEKIDLAILPIGDNFTMGPDDALRAVKLIEPAQVVPIHYNTFDMIKQDPQAWASRVEQETSAKVTVMNPGDRLTL, from the coding sequence ATGAAAGTCAACATTACCTGGTACGGTCACGCCTGTTTTTTGATTGAAACCGGCAGGGCCAAGCTGCTGTTGGATCCCTTCCTCAGCGGCAATCCCCTGTCGCCGGTTCAAGCCGATGACGTTGCGGCCGATTACATCCTTGTTTCACACGGCCACGGCGACCATCTCGGGGATACCGTGGATATCGCCAAACGAACCGGAGCAACCGTGACTTCAAACTATGAAATTATAAACTGGCTGGTGAGTGCGGGAATCAAAAACGTTCATCCGCAGCATATCGGCGGGGGATTTAATTATCCCTGGGGGCGGCTCAAACTGACCATTGCGCACCATGGATCGGCCCTTCCGGATGGCGCCTATGGCGGAAATCCCTGCGGTTTTTTGCTCTATATCGAAAATAAAAAAATCTATCATGCCTGCGACACCGGCCTGTTCTACGACATGAAGCTTATCGGTGAAGAAAAGATCGACCTGGCGATTTTACCCATCGGTGACAATTTTACGATGGGACCCGACGACGCCCTGCGGGCGGTCAAGCTGATCGAACCGGCGCAGGTGGTTCCGATCCATTATAATACGTTTGATATGATCAAACAGGATCCGCAAGCCTGGGCCTCTAGAGTGGAGCAGGAAACTTCGGCCAAAGTGACGGTCATGAATCCGGGAGACCGGCTCACGCTTTAA
- a CDS encoding nucleotidyltransferase domain-containing protein yields MIEDKIKKEIIGKISVKRPHKVFLFGSHAYGKPGKESDIDLLVVIDKEGIPKSYQEKSENYLEISRLLRDINKKISMDIIVMTKTQWYEFINKKSGFSKEILSRGIELI; encoded by the coding sequence ATGATTGAAGATAAGATCAAGAAAGAAATAATCGGCAAAATTTCTGTAAAAAGACCGCACAAGGTCTTTTTGTTTGGTTCCCATGCCTATGGTAAACCGGGAAAAGAGAGCGATATTGATCTACTGGTTGTTATCGACAAAGAAGGTATCCCAAAAAGCTATCAGGAAAAATCGGAAAATTATTTGGAAATAAGCAGGCTGCTACGGGATATTAACAAGAAAATATCCATGGACATTATAGTCATGACAAAAACCCAATGGTATGAATTTATTAATAAAAAAAGCGGTTTTTCAAAAGAAATATTAAGCAGAGGCATTGAGCTGATATGA
- a CDS encoding CoA pyrophosphatase: MLCYVTKMLDVLENTSALIQHVMHGFYGRNRHDYTWGQGSLDRPGTSAVLFLLGLSDGAKGFSSEPGLILNKRSLKVRQPGDLCFPGGRVSARLDAWLAKLLYLPGSPLTRWPYWPEWKKHNPQVARRLALLFAAGLRESFEEMGLNPLSVQLLGFMPPQRLIMFFREIYPLICWIPRQKRFRNNWEVEKVVFIPLRNALNPAFYARYRLRINSPSQNGQDSGLDDFPCFLHKYKGESEVLWGATFRITMVFLETVFGFKLPDVEFLPVVHGTLDANYFTGNG; the protein is encoded by the coding sequence ATGCTGTGCTATGTTACAAAAATGCTGGATGTATTAGAAAACACATCTGCCTTGATACAACACGTGATGCATGGGTTTTATGGCCGAAACCGTCATGATTATACCTGGGGGCAGGGCAGTCTTGATCGGCCCGGCACTTCTGCGGTCTTGTTTTTGCTGGGCCTCTCGGACGGCGCCAAAGGATTTTCTTCAGAGCCCGGTTTGATTTTAAACAAGCGATCGTTAAAGGTCAGACAGCCGGGAGATCTTTGCTTCCCCGGCGGAAGAGTCTCTGCACGTCTGGATGCCTGGTTGGCCAAGCTTTTATACTTGCCGGGTTCTCCCCTGACACGCTGGCCGTACTGGCCCGAGTGGAAAAAACATAATCCCCAAGTGGCTCGCAGACTGGCCCTGCTGTTTGCCGCCGGTTTGCGGGAAAGCTTTGAGGAGATGGGTTTAAATCCCCTTAGCGTTCAGTTGCTGGGTTTTATGCCGCCGCAGCGGCTGATTATGTTTTTCCGGGAGATTTATCCCCTGATCTGCTGGATTCCCCGCCAAAAGCGATTTAGAAACAACTGGGAGGTGGAGAAGGTCGTTTTCATTCCGCTTCGCAATGCATTGAACCCTGCTTTTTATGCCCGTTATCGACTGCGGATAAACAGCCCCAGTCAAAACGGGCAAGATTCGGGTTTGGATGACTTTCCATGTTTTCTGCATAAGTACAAGGGCGAATCTGAAGTGCTCTGGGGAGCGACCTTTCGCATTACCATGGTTTTTCTGGAAACGGTCTTTGGGTTTAAGCTTCCGGATGTTGAATTCCTGCCGGTTGTCCACGGAACACTGGATGCAAATTATTTCACCGGAAACGGGTAA